In Apium graveolens cultivar Ventura chromosome 10, ASM990537v1, whole genome shotgun sequence, the following are encoded in one genomic region:
- the LOC141692705 gene encoding benzoate carboxyl methyltransferase-like, translated as MDLLNVLHMNATYRDCSYANSSTLQKYVMFKSEKVLQDAIEDYGANGFPECFNLADLGCSTGTNTFLFVANTLDSVHKACQKKNLKAPDEFQVFLNDLPNNDFNAVFKMAPPFCSKLENEKDLQRSLKCFICGVPGSFYTRLFPSKSLHFVHSSYSVHWLSQVPEKLVENKGNINIARASPPSVYEAYFNQFKRDFTTFLRMRSEEIIPDGRMVLTLLGRGVSDPNSEECCYIHELLAKSLQDLVAEGLLGEEDINSFNLPFYTPFTDELKTIIESESSFGIDKVETFEVKWDMRDQDEIIKSKENSGKFIAKTTRAVMESLLAYHFGNTFMDKIFERFAKHATEHLSREKSIYFNILVSLTKK; from the exons ATGGACTTGCTAAATGTCCTGCACATGAATGCAACTTATCGCGATTGTAGCTATGCCAACAGCTCCACCCTACAG AAATATGTGATGTTTAAGTCGGAGAAAGTACTACAGGACGCCATCGAGGATTATGGTGCCAACGGATTTCCCGAATGCTTCAATCTAGCTGACTTGGGTTGTTCAACCGGAACTAATACTTTCTTGTTTGTTGCAAATACACTTGACAGTGTTCATAAAGCATGCCAGAAGAAGAATTTGAAAGCACCTGATGAATTTCAAGTGTTTCTAAATGATCTTCCAAATAATGATTTTAACGCAGTCTTCAAGATGGCGCCTCCATTCTGTTcaaagcttgaaaatgagaaagatcTTCAAAGATCTTTAAAGTGTTTCATATGTGGAGTGCCTGGTTCTTTCTATACAAGACTATTTCCAAGTAAAAGCCTTCACTTTGTTCATTCATCATATAGTGTTCACTGGCTCTCACAG GTCCCGGAGAAACTGGTGGAAAACAAAGGAAATATCAACATAGCAAGAGCTAGTCCTCCAAGTGTTTATGAAGCATACTTTAATCAATTTAAAAGAGACTTCACAACATTTCTGCGCATGAGATCCGAAGAAATAATCCCTGACGGTCGCATGGTGTTAACACTCCTAGGTAGGGGCGTTTCAGATCCTAACAGCGAAGAATGTTGTTATATACACGAATTACTGGCAAAGTCACTCCAAGACTTAGTGGCTGAG GGTCTACTTGGTGAGGAAGACATCAACTCGTTTAATCTACCGTTTTACACCCCATTTACCGACGAATTGAAGACAATAATCGAATCTGAGAGCTCCTTTGGTATTGATAAAGTGGAAACCTTTGAGGTTAAGTGGGATATGCGCGACCAAGATGAAATAATTAAGTCCAAGGAGAACAGTGGTAAGTTTATAGCCAAAACAACAAGAGCTGTAATGGAATCCCTGCTTGCTTATCATTTCGGGAATACTTTCATGGACAAGATATTTGAGAGGTTTGCCAAGCATGCGACTGAGCATCTCTCCAGAGAAAAATCTATCTATTTCAATATTCTCGTCTCCTTGACAAAGAAATGA
- the LOC141690883 gene encoding uncharacterized protein LOC141690883 has product MKNFENIGEFVTRLKAVTNEMKRNGEILDDIRVMEKLLRSLTIKFDYVVTSIEESKDLSIISIDELVGSLQAHEQQMNQYDDASHLQKALQSKVSIGDSSGSSSSVRGRGGFRGGYRGGRGRGRQFFNRGQNSKGYQPSSRGQNFRGRGRGGFQRGDKSEFQCYNCNKFGHFIYECRAQKVEERSHFAAAKEDKDVGTAMFLTYKEERRAKRIFGILTQGLEIT; this is encoded by the coding sequence atgaagaattttgaaaatattggtgaatttgttacgCGCTTGAAAGCCGTGACAAATGAGATGAAAAGAAATGGTGAAATTCTCGATGATATTCGGGTCATGGAAAAACTACTCCGTTCGCTGACCATAAAATTTGATTATGTTGTTACTTCTATCGAGGAGTCAAAGGACTTGTCCATAATTTCCATTGATGAGCTCGTAGGTTCACTTCAAGCTCACGAGCAGCAGATGAATCAGTATGATGATGCAAGCCATCTGCAGAAGGCGTTGCAAAGTAAAGTATCCATTGGTGACAGTTCTGGAAGTAGCAGTTCTGTACGTGGCAGAGGTGGATTCAGAGGTGGCTACCGAGGTGGACGAGGACGGGGAAGGCAGTTTTTCAACAGAGGCCAGAATTCTAAAGGTTATCAACCATCTAGTCGTGGTCAGAATTTTAGAGGCCGAGGAAGAGGTGGATTTCAACGAGGTGATAAATCTGAATTTCAATgttataattgtaataaatttggTCATTTCATTTATGAGTGTAGAGCACAAAaggtggaagaaagaagtcattttGCAGCAGCAAAAGAAGATAAAGACGTTGGCACTGCTATGTTCCTCACTTATAAAGAAGAGAGGAGAGCAAAAAGAATATTTGGTATCTTGACTCAGGGGCTAGAAATAACATGA